A portion of the Cryptomeria japonica chromosome 5, Sugi_1.0, whole genome shotgun sequence genome contains these proteins:
- the LOC131063699 gene encoding SKP1-like protein 11 — protein MAANTVTLRLFRDEDVYEDFEVENMVAMESVVLKNFIDTYTDTGMEPLRFPILYGNIKSRKVLEMVLDHCKFHAHAKSNTISEEDVKIWDTQFVERALSADKNQATFCHILLAANFLEIRDLFDLLCKASADFLEHKSVEEMRQMLKIENDFSEEEEEAIMRQTERAYA, from the coding sequence ATGGCGGCAAATACAGTGACATTGAGGCTGTTCAGAGATGAGGATGTGTATGAAGATTTCGAAGTGGAGAATATGGTTGCAATGGAATCAGTGGTCCTAAAGAATTTTATAGACACATACACAGACACAGGAATGGAGCCTCTGAGATTTCCTATTCTTTATGGTAATATCAAAAGCAGAAAAGTGCTGGAGATGGTATTAGACCACTGTAAATTCCATGCTCATGCAAAATCCAACACTATATCAGAAGAGGATGTGAAGATATGGGATACACAATTCGTTGAAAGAGCTCTTTCTGCAGATAAAAATCAGGCGACATTCTGCCACATTCTTTTGGCTGCGAATTTTCTTGAAATTAGAGATCTATTTGATTTGTTATGTAAGGCATCTGCAGATTTTCTGGAACACAAAAGTGTTGAAGAAATGCGCCAAATGCTTAAGATAGAGAACGATTTtagtgaggaagaagaggaggcaaTCATGCGACAGACAGAACGGGCATACGCATAA